Sequence from the Mesorhizobium sp. PAMC28654 genome:
CTGCGCCATCACATGGGCCATACCGTCTGTCCTTACGATGGCGGCAAGACGAGACGGATCTCCGTTCCTACACATGCCTGTCATCAAGCCTGGCTATGGCGCGCCGAAGTCCCGCGGGAACCGCCGATGGCGACCAGCCTGCTGTCCGTGATGCCGGTCCCGGTGCTATTCCTGATTGCGCAGCGCTTCATCGTCGATGCGCTCGCGCCAGGACTGGGTGAAAAATGGAAGGCCGAAAGCAAAGGACCATTAGCACAGTCATCGTTGTCGGCCATGTCAACTACGACCAGGTTTGGTCGCTGTCATCGCCGCTCGCTTCGGGCGCGCGCATCACTTATTTGGACCGCACCCTCAGGCTCGGCGGTGGCGGCTTCCACACAGGCACTCAACTGGCCAGGCTCGGCAATGACGTCCGGCTGGTCAGCAGCCTGACGGACGACGGTCATGGCCGGGCGGCACTTGCGGCCTTGCAGGCGGGCGGCATCGATGTGCGCCACGTCACCATGCGTTCCGGCGAGACCCTGTTCACCGAAATCCTGCTCGAGCCGAGTGGCGAGCGCACCATTCTGAACCCCGGCGGGCGGGAGCGGCCGCCCTTCGCCATACCCGATCCTGTCTCCGGCGATGCCGCCTATCTCAACGCGCTCGTGCTCGATGACGGCATCGTCGCCTCGCTCGAGACGATCCCGCTGGTGATCTCGCAGTTTCCACTGCGCAAGGCCTCACCGCGCCCGGCCGACATCGTCATCGGATCGCGTGCCGATTTTCCAGATGAGGACACGCATCGGATCTGGGAGAGAGCGGCGGCGATCGCCGGACCACGCTTGACGACGCTGGTGCTGACCGATGGAACGCGCCCGATCTCGCTCTATGACGGCAAGGTGCTGAACCATGTCACGCCGCTGAAGCAGGTTTCAGTGCAGGATACGATCGGCGCCGGCGACTGTTTTACGGGGATCTTCCTGCATGGGCTGCTGCAAGGGTTCAGCCTCAAGATGTCCGCCGAACAGGCGAGCCAGCAAACCGCCGAATGGCTCAGCAAACGATCGCTTGCCGGCTGAGGTGAGCGCTCGGGGAAGCGCTGGCCTTCATGAAACTGTCATAAAAATCAAATGGCAATCAACATTCGAGTGAATTACAAAACATCCGAATGTATCGGAGCAACCATGGTCGAGGCGGCAGCAGACCGGCGCCATGATCGGTATCTCGCACCATCCGGAGAATGTCACCGATCTTGTCGACCGGGAAATCCATGCTGAAACCGACTATCCCGAGCACGATCCCGAAAGTGGAACCCGGTTTTCGGGATCAAGCTCAAACAAAAACAGAGAAATCGCATGTGGCTGAGTGAATTCGAAATTGTCCTGCGTGATCGCGTCATCCGCAGCGGCGCCGTCAGGATCGAAGAGGGCCG
This genomic interval carries:
- a CDS encoding PfkB family carbohydrate kinase, whose amino-acid sequence is MEGRKQRTISTVIVVGHVNYDQVWSLSSPLASGARITYLDRTLRLGGGGFHTGTQLARLGNDVRLVSSLTDDGHGRAALAALQAGGIDVRHVTMRSGETLFTEILLEPSGERTILNPGGRERPPFAIPDPVSGDAAYLNALVLDDGIVASLETIPLVISQFPLRKASPRPADIVIGSRADFPDEDTHRIWERAAAIAGPRLTTLVLTDGTRPISLYDGKVLNHVTPLKQVSVQDTIGAGDCFTGIFLHGLLQGFSLKMSAEQASQQTAEWLSKRSLAG